In Clostridium sp. DL-VIII, the following proteins share a genomic window:
- a CDS encoding dihydroxy-acid dehydratase, giving the protein MCNLQPSGKYPLVALDACGGVTAILKAIESKLELNHMTVTGHTIIENIKDTPLLENDVLYTLSARKNAEGGLAVLYGNLAPKGAVVKQSDVAKNMHYFKGVAKVFNSMDEANEASTS; this is encoded by the coding sequence ATCTGCAATTTACAGCCATCTGGAAAATATCCACTTGTTGCACTTGATGCCTGCGGTGGAGTTACTGCTATTTTAAAAGCTATTGAAAGCAAATTAGAACTAAATCACATGACTGTAACTGGACATACAATCATAGAAAATATTAAAGACACTCCTTTATTAGAAAATGATGTTCTATATACTTTATCTGCTCGTAAAAATGCAGAAGGTGGACTTGCTGTTCTTTACGGAAATTTAGCACCTAAAGGTGCTGTAGTAAAACAATCTGACGTTGCAAAAAACATGCATTACTTTAAAGGAGTTGCCAAAGTATTCAACTCTATGGATGAAGCCAATGAAGCCAGCACTAGCTAA
- a CDS encoding ABC-three component system protein: MDFSEQYRKLSVKVTCKDIFIGSGCLFQADSDEYTYVITAKHCLEGEDFSYEFIEDLTVNTDDVYKFNINDIKVERFNDNREWTSYAVKNYFSHNSLDLAVLLVEKYCDFDSPMIDECRGNDELIISGFPSEMEEILENPKENIQCRFIETTIDGIYVKTNVPLVKKDEKTDKLIDYADGLSGSGIYRESEESLFLIGIFTGFKDERLSYDELEAIKINLVNEILENYSLPLLYNPKLTSFSVHVDNAYKATPIKIAYELKKFSNSIQDISPLDIISILGSRIFFPYGKENLLNDKLWSSWLKVITYLNIYYEVSIDREEFKNYVSAPQCKFKHYYCTKYDRLEQIVKAMYKTIYNDLNKEGCILISTNEVPDKKYLKKERVSRILPDIADELLEQGIDIYNPQTRKNLSCVHINYFQQILSDNDYDCIDDSNQRQREIKQCIKEVVVSVAD; encoded by the coding sequence GTGGATTTTTCTGAACAATATAGGAAATTATCAGTGAAGGTAACATGTAAGGACATTTTTATAGGAAGTGGGTGTCTCTTTCAAGCTGACTCAGATGAATATACTTATGTTATTACGGCAAAGCATTGTTTAGAGGGAGAAGATTTTTCGTATGAGTTTATTGAAGATCTTACTGTAAATACAGATGATGTATACAAATTTAATATCAATGATATTAAAGTGGAGAGATTTAACGATAATAGAGAATGGACAAGTTATGCTGTAAAAAATTATTTTTCTCATAATTCTCTTGATCTAGCTGTACTATTAGTAGAGAAATATTGTGATTTTGATTCTCCAATGATTGATGAATGCAGAGGAAATGATGAATTAATAATATCAGGCTTTCCATCAGAAATGGAGGAAATATTAGAAAATCCAAAAGAAAATATACAATGTCGTTTTATAGAGACTACTATAGATGGGATTTATGTAAAAACTAATGTGCCTCTAGTAAAAAAGGATGAGAAGACAGATAAACTTATAGACTATGCAGACGGATTATCAGGATCTGGTATATATAGAGAATCAGAAGAATCTTTGTTTTTGATAGGAATATTTACTGGGTTTAAAGATGAACGGTTAAGCTATGATGAGTTAGAAGCAATTAAAATTAATTTGGTAAATGAAATATTAGAGAATTATAGTCTTCCATTATTATACAACCCTAAACTAACAAGTTTTTCTGTTCATGTAGATAATGCTTATAAAGCTACACCGATTAAGATTGCATATGAACTAAAAAAGTTTTCAAATTCAATTCAAGATATAAGCCCATTGGATATAATTTCAATATTAGGATCAAGAATATTCTTCCCATATGGAAAGGAAAATCTTCTTAATGATAAGCTGTGGAGTTCGTGGTTAAAGGTAATAACATATTTGAATATTTATTATGAAGTAAGCATAGATAGAGAAGAATTTAAAAATTATGTGAGTGCCCCGCAATGCAAGTTTAAACATTATTATTGTACAAAATATGATAGATTGGAACAGATTGTTAAAGCTATGTATAAAACTATATATAATGATTTAAATAAAGAGGGATGTATTTTAATCTCAACAAATGAGGTACCAGATAAAAAATATTTAAAGAAAGAAAGGGTAAGTAGGATTTTGCCAGACATAGCGGATGAGTTGTTAGAGCAAGGTATAGATATATATAACCCTCAAACTCGTAAAAACTTGTCATGTGTACATATTAATTATTTCCAACAAATTTTATCAGATAATGATTATGATTGCATTGACGATTCAAATCAAAGACAAAGAGAAATTAAACAGTGTATAAAGGAGGTAGTGGTAAGTGTTGCAGATTGA
- a CDS encoding zeta toxin family protein has product MATYTIFAGVNGAGKTSIYESIYYEKNKDEKRINTDEMVARVGSWKDNNLQIKCAREAVKLINYYIKNDISFNQETTLAGKSIIKNIEKAKQKGFYVVINYIGVDTPDIAKERVRIRVSKGGHGIPDEAIERRYYESLENLKEIFNICNEISIYDNTNKFKDVAYVCDGIIKWKKDIIPEWSRYILR; this is encoded by the coding sequence ATGGCTACTTATACTATATTCGCAGGGGTAAATGGAGCAGGAAAAACATCAATATATGAATCTATTTACTATGAAAAAAATAAAGATGAAAAAAGAATAAATACAGATGAGATGGTAGCAAGAGTGGGCTCATGGAAAGATAATAATCTTCAAATCAAATGTGCAAGGGAAGCTGTAAAGCTTATAAATTACTATATAAAAAATGATATATCATTTAATCAGGAAACTACGCTTGCAGGTAAAAGTATAATTAAAAATATAGAAAAAGCAAAACAAAAAGGTTTCTATGTAGTTATAAACTATATTGGAGTTGATACACCTGATATTGCTAAAGAAAGAGTGAGAATTAGAGTATCAAAAGGTGGACATGGAATACCAGATGAAGCTATAGAAAGAAGATATTATGAATCATTGGAAAATTTGAAAGAAATATTCAATATATGCAATGAAATAAGTATATATGATAATACAAACAAATTTAAAGATGTAGCCTATGTATGTGATGGAATAATTAAATGGAAAAAGGATATAATTCCTGAATGGAGTAGGTATATTTTAAGATAA
- a CDS encoding MBL fold metallo-hydrolase, translating into MSFNIKFLKANEGDSFIIKFGSNEKTYNILVDGGTGRVYNEVLKNEIEVIKRAKQCLDLVIVTHIDDDHIGGVLELFTNLKDKLIDEKDNIIKEVWFNSELIIKDNIEKLDIDPKPIRLKEERLSKKKSVKQGISLEKYLSNLDCWNKQLIEHGIEFKDKQIGDGNITVLSPRWKGIVDLNRKWEREKGSGKKARHRTDYKQTIESLVKNEFKEDGSITNKSSISFILEYKNKKILMLGDAHPTDIIASLSELGFNQANPLRLDYVKISHHGSKANTNERLLKIIRCKKFIISSDGSSHGLPNKECLARIIDEFGRNIKTSECKKLDINIGHIRILEKESFKKKIKKVSQGINFYFNYPIWNNIFSEDEIKKYKLNCLVKEELEV; encoded by the coding sequence ATGAGTTTTAATATAAAATTTCTAAAGGCAAATGAAGGAGATTCATTCATCATTAAGTTTGGATCTAATGAAAAAACTTATAACATATTAGTAGATGGTGGAACTGGCAGGGTATACAATGAAGTTTTAAAAAATGAAATAGAGGTAATAAAAAGAGCAAAGCAATGTTTAGATTTGGTAATTGTAACCCATATAGATGATGATCATATAGGTGGGGTTTTAGAGCTGTTTACCAATTTGAAAGATAAATTAATAGATGAAAAAGATAATATAATAAAAGAAGTATGGTTTAATTCTGAACTTATAATTAAAGATAATATCGAAAAGTTAGATATTGATCCCAAGCCAATACGTCTTAAAGAAGAAAGATTAAGTAAAAAGAAAAGTGTAAAGCAAGGGATTAGCCTTGAGAAATATTTAAGCAATTTAGATTGTTGGAATAAGCAGCTAATAGAGCATGGTATTGAATTTAAGGATAAACAAATTGGAGATGGAAATATTACAGTGCTATCTCCTAGATGGAAAGGCATAGTTGATTTGAATAGGAAATGGGAGAGAGAGAAAGGCTCAGGGAAAAAGGCTAGGCATAGAACTGATTATAAGCAGACTATAGAGTCATTAGTAAAAAACGAATTTAAAGAGGATGGATCTATTACTAATAAAAGTAGCATTTCATTTATATTAGAATATAAAAATAAAAAGATACTGATGTTGGGGGACGCACATCCAACAGATATTATTGCATCTCTTAGTGAATTAGGATTTAATCAAGCAAATCCATTAAGGCTAGATTATGTTAAAATATCACATCATGGTAGTAAAGCTAATACAAATGAAAGATTGTTAAAGATCATAAGATGCAAGAAATTTATAATTAGTAGTGATGGAAGTAGTCATGGTCTTCCTAATAAAGAATGTTTGGCAAGAATAATTGATGAATTTGGAAGAAATATTAAAACTTCTGAATGTAAGAAGTTAGATATCAATATAGGGCATATTAGAATTTTAGAAAAAGAGAGTTTTAAAAAGAAAATTAAAAAAGTTAGCCAAGGAATAAATTTTTATTTTAATTACCCAATTTGGAATAACATTTTTAGCGAGGATGAAATAAAAAAGTATAAACTTAATTGTTTAGTTAAAGAGGAATTGGAGGTATAA
- a CDS encoding diguanylate cyclase has protein sequence MTGDLILKNIADILRKNITSDMFVCRYAGDEIAILTSYNREDCKLFS, from the coding sequence GTGACCGGAGATTTAATATTAAAAAATATTGCAGATATACTAAGAAAAAATATTACATCAGATATGTTTGTATGTAGATATGCTGGAGATGAAATTGCAATATTAACTTCATATAATCGAGAAGACTGTAAGTTATTTTCTTAA
- a CDS encoding LysR family transcriptional regulator, whose product MNKRELNYFLKVYEYKSIKKAAENLFISSQGLSKTIKNMEAELEVKLFTRTTHGVKPTIYASKLKRRAEIIITEFENIGNDILLEEEEITTVLRIVSTYGVLKYLTLDFVQDFYVKYPNIRLNIVEYPERPIENMLKEEQVEIAFLPGPIDNTNFEAKFCTTHKHCLIIHKSNILAQKNFITYDDLRGIPLAIKGREFNIYSSNINRFIKNRVNPNILLETSEENLIHEVARRDLGIGVSLDFIAFADKNNDTVIRPFEDKDCVKDVYLVKKIGKNLSKEAQYFEEFTMEWLKNNRDILFKWFI is encoded by the coding sequence GTGAATAAACGAGAATTAAATTATTTTTTAAAAGTTTATGAATATAAGAGTATAAAAAAGGCAGCTGAAAATCTTTTTATTTCATCTCAAGGGCTAAGTAAAACCATTAAAAATATGGAGGCTGAATTAGAGGTGAAATTATTTACGCGTACAACTCATGGAGTCAAGCCAACAATATATGCAAGTAAACTAAAAAGAAGAGCTGAAATTATTATTACAGAATTCGAAAATATTGGTAATGATATACTACTTGAAGAGGAAGAAATAACAACTGTACTCCGTATAGTATCTACCTATGGAGTACTAAAGTATCTTACACTGGATTTTGTTCAAGATTTTTATGTTAAATATCCTAACATTCGTTTAAATATTGTAGAATATCCAGAACGTCCAATTGAAAATATGCTTAAGGAAGAGCAGGTTGAAATAGCATTCTTGCCCGGACCTATTGACAATACAAATTTTGAAGCTAAGTTTTGTACAACTCACAAACATTGTCTTATTATTCACAAGAGTAATATTTTAGCACAAAAGAATTTTATTACTTATGATGATTTAAGAGGTATTCCATTAGCCATCAAAGGAAGGGAATTTAATATATATTCTAGTAATATTAATCGATTCATAAAAAATAGAGTTAATCCTAATATACTGTTAGAGACTTCGGAAGAAAATTTGATTCACGAAGTAGCAAGAAGGGACTTAGGGATTGGAGTATCTCTAGATTTTATTGCATTTGCAGACAAAAACAATGATACAGTAATACGCCCATTTGAGGATAAAGATTGCGTGAAGGATGTTTATTTAGTAAAGAAAATAGGAAAGAATTTAAGTAAAGAAGCCCAGTATTTTGAAGAATTTACAATGGAATGGTTAAAGAATAATCGAGATATACTTTTTAAGTGGTTTATATAG
- a CDS encoding ABC-three component system middle component 1 — MLQIDRSKLKLLEESDMFQIYSNLSLKCWISNKDGFNIYIYTITVEDEAKLNEIWEAFVSDIAVYVQSELTKNIEVWNIYTIFFVKKKIGYSIKYKIEEDRYSTRKIVIDNYDNEQYSKKSEENIINEKLFDFTIQTQEQYVEENMNNKDLLLSNDPDLYKIVSGKPIENIKEALAKYSGVEL; from the coding sequence GTGTTGCAGATTGATAGGAGTAAATTAAAATTATTAGAAGAAAGTGATATGTTTCAAATTTATTCAAATTTAAGTTTAAAATGTTGGATAAGTAATAAAGATGGATTCAATATATATATTTACACAATTACTGTAGAAGATGAGGCGAAGCTTAATGAAATTTGGGAAGCATTTGTTAGCGATATAGCTGTATATGTTCAAAGCGAATTAACTAAAAATATTGAAGTTTGGAATATTTATACTATTTTCTTTGTAAAGAAAAAAATCGGTTATTCTATAAAATATAAAATAGAAGAAGATAGGTATTCAACAAGAAAAATAGTCATTGATAATTATGATAATGAGCAATATTCTAAAAAAAGTGAGGAAAATATAATCAATGAAAAACTTTTTGATTTCACAATTCAAACACAAGAACAATATGTTGAAGAGAATATGAATAATAAAGACTTATTATTATCAAATGATCCAGATCTATATAAGATTGTTTCAGGAAAGCCAATAGAAAATATTAAAGAAGCTTTAGCAAAGTACTCGGGGGTAGAATTATGA
- a CDS encoding AEC family transporter codes for MIISQMLLLFGLMAIGYLAKITKIMDTISDKYFSKFITNIAIPATILSSAIGQNIEDKIGIFKVLLVAILVFVVTPFVSIFLVKILKLERTYELMLNYSNLAFMGIPIISSIYGKEYVFYVSIFMMVFNISLFSYGVSVLQKENNSGKMQLKSLINPGIISALAALVIFIFEISVPEFITNILKNIGSITTPLAMIIIGSTLAGVKINSIFTDHKIYIYTILKILVYPLLTWIILHSLISDPVITGITVILCGLPTAGNLSMLCADYNSNVELVSKGMFISTICSFITIPLLVIIF; via the coding sequence ATGATTATTTCACAGATGCTATTATTATTTGGACTCATGGCAATTGGTTATTTAGCAAAGATTACAAAAATTATGGATACTATTAGTGATAAATATTTTTCTAAATTTATTACAAACATTGCAATTCCAGCTACAATCCTTAGTTCTGCAATTGGACAAAATATTGAAGATAAGATAGGCATTTTTAAAGTATTATTAGTTGCCATTTTAGTATTTGTAGTGACTCCATTTGTAAGTATTTTTTTAGTAAAAATACTCAAGTTAGAAAGAACTTATGAATTAATGTTAAATTATAGCAATCTAGCCTTTATGGGTATTCCTATTATTTCCAGCATATATGGTAAAGAATATGTATTTTATGTTTCAATCTTTATGATGGTATTTAATATTAGTTTATTTTCATATGGAGTTTCCGTCTTGCAGAAAGAAAATAACTCTGGCAAGATGCAGTTAAAAAGTCTAATTAATCCGGGCATTATTTCAGCTCTAGCTGCATTAGTAATTTTCATATTTGAAATATCTGTACCCGAATTTATCACCAATATATTAAAAAATATAGGTTCTATTACTACTCCATTAGCTATGATAATAATAGGTTCTACATTGGCTGGTGTAAAAATTAATAGTATTTTTACTGATCATAAAATTTATATTTATACTATTTTAAAAATTTTAGTATATCCTTTATTAACCTGGATAATTTTACATAGCCTTATAAGTGATCCAGTAATAACAGGTATCACAGTTATTTTATGTGGACTGCCTACTGCAGGAAATTTATCAATGCTTTGTGCTGACTATAATAGTAATGTAGAATTGGTAAGTAAAGGCATGTTTATTTCTACAATATGTTCTTTTATAACCATTCCACTTTTAGTGATTATTTTTTAA
- a CDS encoding AAA family ATPase: MKLKSIDIEAFRAYKDPESFNFLSRNGDIADLVVIYAPNGFGKTSFFDAVEWSFTDEIRRISGNIEVKKIANFEKENILKNMYSDKTFGTIRIITDENKILEINTLEIKGKRLTDYKPGEIVRDEIRTNEIFKTFHSRNIITSDKIDEFLRFQKPVERYKVLEDFWDDNKESIIYFNINSMYSEANKLYKEITNVITNNKEDVNKLAFVTKKIDDINNLMDIYNDLTNEHQKHMEYDIESSEINECLNYFTNKKLQIEREENLSDKNKNELDELVVKYEKYKLEKEEIILLNKKINEKKIIVRKFDNIEESIKKLNIGNKRLEQIGFRIKNLSILKDSTGFYIEETSKLTNGNKEISELLEKKIHIAEETNKIQKEIEKLNRKIEKNNSTKFDIAKTIDKINENIDIYFKCVNKTPKVNRIISKLNAVIDLRQKRIDKYLSRKSELINYLQYNNEILFSNDLKSAKFNRCKELYINIKEVQKKIQDVNIKYKKFVALDDKVNEIISAGRILIKENKLTKCPLCNRDYKKFETLLENLDSNLEDSFGIKEIEEELVKTMS, translated from the coding sequence ATGAAATTAAAAAGTATTGATATAGAGGCATTTAGAGCATATAAGGATCCTGAGAGCTTTAATTTTTTATCTAGAAATGGAGATATTGCAGATTTGGTAGTAATTTATGCACCAAATGGTTTTGGTAAAACATCTTTTTTTGATGCTGTAGAATGGAGCTTTACAGATGAGATAAGAAGAATTTCAGGAAATATAGAAGTAAAAAAAATTGCGAATTTTGAAAAAGAAAATATATTAAAAAACATGTATAGTGATAAGACCTTTGGAACTATTAGAATTATTACAGATGAGAATAAGATTCTTGAAATTAATACATTGGAGATTAAGGGAAAAAGATTAACTGATTATAAGCCAGGAGAAATTGTAAGAGATGAAATTAGGACAAATGAAATTTTTAAAACATTTCATTCAAGGAATATAATAACAAGTGATAAAATAGATGAGTTTTTGAGATTTCAAAAGCCAGTTGAAAGATATAAAGTCCTTGAGGACTTTTGGGATGATAATAAGGAGTCTATAATATATTTTAATATTAATAGCATGTATAGCGAAGCAAATAAATTATATAAGGAGATAACTAATGTAATTACAAATAATAAAGAAGATGTTAATAAATTAGCATTTGTTACTAAAAAAATTGATGATATAAATAATCTTATGGATATTTATAATGATTTAACTAATGAACATCAAAAGCATATGGAATATGATATAGAAAGCAGTGAAATAAATGAATGTTTAAATTATTTTACAAATAAAAAATTACAGATTGAAAGAGAAGAAAATTTATCAGATAAAAATAAAAATGAATTAGATGAACTTGTTGTAAAGTATGAAAAATATAAATTAGAGAAAGAAGAGATAATATTATTAAATAAGAAGATTAATGAGAAAAAAATAATTGTGAGGAAATTTGATAATATTGAAGAAAGTATAAAAAAACTAAATATAGGTAATAAAAGGCTAGAACAAATTGGGTTTAGGATTAAAAATCTTTCAATATTAAAAGACAGTACTGGATTTTATATAGAAGAAACAAGTAAACTAACAAATGGAAACAAAGAAATTAGTGAATTATTAGAAAAAAAAATACATATTGCAGAAGAGACTAATAAAATTCAAAAAGAGATAGAGAAATTAAATAGAAAAATAGAAAAAAATAATTCCACAAAATTTGATATAGCAAAGACGATAGATAAAATTAATGAAAATATAGACATTTATTTTAAATGTGTAAATAAAACTCCTAAAGTTAATAGAATTATATCTAAGTTAAATGCAGTAATAGACTTAAGACAAAAAAGAATTGATAAGTATCTTAGTAGAAAAAGTGAATTAATAAATTATTTGCAATATAATAATGAAATTTTATTTTCTAATGATCTAAAGAGTGCTAAATTTAATAGATGTAAGGAATTGTATATTAATATAAAAGAAGTGCAAAAGAAAATACAGGATGTAAATATAAAGTATAAGAAATTTGTGGCTCTAGATGATAAAGTAAATGAAATAATATCAGCAGGAAGAATTTTGATCAAAGAAAATAAATTAACTAAATGTCCGTTGTGCAACAGGGATTATAAAAAATTTGAAACTTTGCTTGAAAATCTTGATTCAAATTTAGAGGATAGTTTTGGCATAAAAGAGATAGAAGAAGAACTAGTAAAAACAATGAGTTAA